From a region of the Mycobacterium intracellulare ATCC 13950 genome:
- a CDS encoding sensor histidine kinase, with protein MIESESAEVAADTETRQYGFVHSALIYHSQQEFLDLVGRFVGDGLASGEAVLLAVPPETLALLRGELYDGEALPADVYMTDVTEAARNPSRFMAMEGAFIDEHPDRRVRIVSQLAWPGRTEEEFVACIEHEALVNTAMDAYPATSLCLYDASAIGDEVLMDARATHPLLWKSGALHRSPDYAPNEVLQRCNQPLAANPGAVTYMVRKSADLRPARSFAVDYAGWMGLSQECIEDLQLVATELATNSLMYTGGACRLAFWKDDGYLVCEARDTGQLDDPLVGRLDPGPCGPASRGLYLVNAISDLVRTHTARTGTTIQAYLRFEPAPEPAG; from the coding sequence GTGATCGAAAGCGAGAGCGCTGAAGTGGCGGCGGATACCGAAACCAGACAATACGGTTTCGTCCACTCCGCACTGATTTATCACTCTCAGCAGGAGTTTTTGGACTTGGTGGGCCGCTTCGTCGGCGACGGTTTGGCGTCAGGCGAGGCGGTGCTGCTCGCCGTGCCTCCCGAGACCCTGGCCCTGCTGCGGGGCGAGTTGTACGACGGCGAGGCGTTGCCCGCCGACGTGTACATGACCGACGTCACCGAGGCCGCCCGGAACCCGAGCCGGTTCATGGCGATGGAGGGCGCGTTCATCGACGAGCACCCGGATCGGCGGGTGCGGATCGTCAGCCAGCTCGCGTGGCCGGGCCGGACCGAGGAGGAGTTCGTCGCCTGCATCGAGCACGAAGCACTGGTCAACACGGCGATGGACGCATACCCGGCGACAAGCCTGTGCCTCTACGACGCGAGCGCGATCGGCGACGAAGTCCTGATGGATGCCCGAGCGACGCACCCGTTGTTGTGGAAAAGCGGTGCGCTGCACCGCAGCCCGGACTACGCGCCGAACGAAGTGCTGCAGCGTTGCAACCAGCCGTTGGCCGCGAATCCCGGCGCCGTCACCTACATGGTGAGGAAGTCCGCGGATCTTCGGCCCGCCCGCTCGTTCGCCGTCGACTATGCGGGGTGGATGGGGCTTTCCCAGGAGTGCATCGAGGATCTGCAGTTGGTCGCCACCGAGTTGGCCACCAATAGCCTGATGTACACCGGGGGCGCCTGCCGGTTGGCCTTCTGGAAAGACGACGGATATCTGGTGTGCGAGGCCCGCGACACCGGACAGCTCGACGATCCGCTGGTGGGCCGCCTCGACCCGGGTCCGTGCGGCCCCGCCAGCCGCGGCCTGTACTTGGTCAACGCCATTTCGGACTTGGTGCGCACGCATACCGCCAGGACGGGAACGACAATTCAGGCGTACCTGCGGTTTGAGCCCGCACCCGAGCCGGCTGGGTAA
- a CDS encoding FadR/GntR family transcriptional regulator, translated as MSEDLKAGQADKLASILARDIEADIVRRGWAVGESLGSELALQQRFGVSRSVLREAVRLVEHHQVARMRRGPNGGLYICEPDAGPATRAVVIYLEYLGTTLGDLLNARLVLEPLAASLAAERIDEAGIARLRAVLDAEEKWKPGLPAPRDEFHIALAEQSKNPVLQLFIDVLMRLTTRYALASRTDSATEAIEAVEHLHAHHSKIVAAVTAGDSARAKSLSERHVEAVTGWLQRHHPGERVRGRRRRRRLDSEVPRGKLAEMLAVTIGDDIAASGWHVGSVFGTEAALLERYRVSRAVFREAVRLLEYHSIAHMRRGPGGGLVIAEPAAQASIDTIALYLQYRDPSREDLRCVRDAIEIDNVAKVAKRLDEPGVAAFLAAHRSRLPDAAQPTSDDVRRAIAEEFNFHVGLAQLAGNALLDLFLRIIVELFRRHWSSTGQALPTWSDVLAVHHAHLRIVEAVEAADESVACYRLRRHLDAAASWWL; from the coding sequence ATGAGTGAGGACCTGAAGGCCGGTCAGGCCGACAAACTGGCGTCGATCCTCGCCCGCGACATCGAGGCGGACATCGTCCGCCGCGGCTGGGCCGTCGGCGAATCGCTGGGATCCGAACTCGCCCTGCAACAACGCTTCGGCGTGAGCCGATCGGTGCTGCGCGAGGCCGTTCGCCTGGTCGAGCACCACCAGGTCGCAAGGATGCGGCGCGGCCCCAACGGCGGGCTGTACATCTGTGAGCCCGACGCCGGGCCCGCCACCCGCGCCGTCGTCATCTATCTCGAATATCTGGGCACGACGCTGGGCGATCTGCTCAACGCGCGTCTGGTGCTCGAGCCGTTGGCGGCCTCGCTCGCCGCCGAGCGCATCGACGAAGCCGGCATCGCCCGGCTGCGGGCCGTGTTAGACGCCGAGGAAAAGTGGAAGCCGGGCTTGCCGGCGCCGCGCGACGAGTTCCACATCGCGCTGGCCGAGCAATCGAAAAATCCCGTGCTGCAACTGTTTATCGACGTCCTGATGCGGCTCACCACGCGCTACGCGCTGGCGTCGCGAACGGACTCGGCGACCGAGGCCATCGAGGCCGTCGAACACCTGCACGCCCACCACTCCAAGATCGTCGCCGCGGTCACGGCCGGTGATTCCGCGCGCGCCAAGTCGCTGTCCGAGCGACACGTCGAGGCGGTGACGGGCTGGCTGCAACGGCACCATCCCGGCGAGAGGGTCCGCGGGCGCAGGCGGCGGCGGCGTCTCGATTCCGAGGTGCCCCGCGGCAAGCTGGCCGAGATGCTGGCCGTCACCATCGGCGACGACATCGCCGCCAGCGGCTGGCACGTCGGGTCGGTCTTCGGCACCGAGGCGGCCCTGCTGGAGCGCTACCGGGTGAGCCGCGCGGTGTTCCGCGAGGCGGTGCGCCTGCTCGAATACCACTCGATCGCCCACATGCGCCGCGGACCCGGGGGCGGACTCGTCATCGCCGAACCCGCGGCCCAGGCCAGCATCGACACGATCGCTTTGTACCTGCAGTACCGCGACCCGAGCCGCGAAGACCTACGGTGCGTCCGCGACGCCATCGAGATCGACAACGTCGCCAAGGTCGCCAAGCGGCTCGACGAGCCCGGGGTGGCGGCATTCCTCGCCGCGCATCGGTCACGGCTGCCGGACGCCGCGCAGCCGACGTCCGACGACGTTCGGCGGGCGATCGCGGAGGAATTCAATTTCCACGTCGGGTTGGCGCAGCTGGCCGGCAACGCGCTGCTCGACCTGTTCCTCCGGATCATCGTCGAGTTGTTCCGCCGGCATTGGTCGAGCACCGGGCAGGCGCTGCCCACCTGGTCGGACGTGCTGGCCGTGCACCACGCTCACTTGCGCATTGTCGAGGCGGTGGAGGCCGCCGACGAGAGCGTCGCCTGCTATCGCCTCCGGCGTCACCTCGATGCCGCCGCCTCCTGGTGGCTGTGA
- a CDS encoding thiolase family protein — protein sequence MTHFEKDAILSGIGISRIGRRTGIPGLELTMEAVRGAIEDAGLAATDIDGIATLGDTPAEDVNAQLRIDAADCGSGFGTGGLLSPVMSACRAVAERRARHVVVYRTIQMLGGTVPVKQEENAPAPPLARMFETPEGEPKPAVGAMDDVNDLVAAQAYSAANWLALNCRRHMELYGTTKEQLGWIALNGRRNAALNPRAVYRDPMTMADYLGARPVSTPLGLLDCDVPIDGSIAVVVSHAEYGADCPHRAVRVEAIGGSDGAGGWFHRDDYPKMAMSDATAQMWSRTQLRPADLDVAQLYDGFTYLTLAWLEALGVCGDGEAGPFVEGGARIARDGMLPLNTYGGQLSAGRMHGYWALHEGCLQLRGDAGERQVARRPEVGVVSVGGGPVAGCMLLTC from the coding sequence ATGACGCATTTCGAAAAAGACGCGATCTTGTCCGGCATCGGGATCTCGCGGATCGGCCGTCGCACCGGCATTCCGGGCCTGGAGCTGACGATGGAGGCGGTGCGCGGGGCCATCGAGGACGCCGGATTGGCCGCGACCGACATCGACGGGATCGCCACGCTCGGCGACACACCCGCCGAAGACGTCAACGCGCAACTGCGCATCGACGCCGCGGACTGCGGATCCGGGTTCGGCACCGGCGGCCTGCTGTCGCCGGTGATGTCGGCCTGCCGCGCGGTCGCCGAACGCCGAGCCCGGCACGTGGTGGTGTACCGGACGATCCAGATGCTCGGCGGCACCGTCCCGGTCAAGCAGGAAGAGAACGCTCCCGCCCCTCCCTTGGCGCGGATGTTCGAGACACCCGAGGGCGAGCCGAAGCCCGCCGTCGGGGCGATGGACGACGTCAACGATCTGGTTGCGGCGCAGGCCTATTCGGCCGCCAACTGGCTGGCGCTGAACTGTCGTCGCCACATGGAGCTGTACGGGACCACCAAAGAGCAGCTGGGGTGGATAGCGCTCAACGGCAGGCGCAACGCCGCGCTGAATCCCCGTGCGGTGTACCGGGATCCGATGACGATGGCCGACTACCTGGGGGCGCGGCCGGTCTCCACCCCGCTGGGACTGCTGGACTGCGACGTCCCGATCGACGGCTCGATCGCGGTGGTGGTGTCCCACGCGGAGTACGGCGCCGACTGTCCGCACCGCGCGGTGCGGGTGGAGGCGATCGGCGGATCCGACGGCGCCGGTGGCTGGTTTCACCGCGACGACTACCCGAAGATGGCGATGTCGGACGCCACGGCGCAGATGTGGTCGCGGACGCAGCTGCGGCCCGCCGATCTGGACGTCGCCCAGTTGTACGACGGATTCACCTATCTCACGCTGGCGTGGCTGGAAGCCCTCGGTGTGTGTGGGGACGGCGAGGCCGGGCCCTTCGTCGAAGGCGGCGCGCGGATCGCCCGCGACGGCATGCTGCCGCTGAACACCTACGGCGGCCAACTCTCGGCGGGGCGCATGCACGGCTACTGGGCGTTGCACGAGGGGTGCCTGCAACTGCGCGGCGACGCGGGGGAGCGGCAGGTCGCCCGCCGCCCGGAGGTCGGCGTCGTTTCCGTCGGCGGTGGGCCCGTCGCGGGGTGCATGCTGCTCACCTGTTGA
- a CDS encoding Zn-ribbon domain-containing OB-fold protein, with the protein MSDGALLIEYCDGCARWVHPASGECRECGGPLVAREVSGRGTVFTYTVNHHPYNPEIPTPYVIAIVELAEQRGLRVAANIVDCEPDSVTCGMPVTLRPERGAAGAPQFAPA; encoded by the coding sequence GTGTCAGACGGGGCGCTGCTCATCGAGTACTGCGACGGCTGCGCGCGCTGGGTGCATCCGGCGAGCGGCGAATGCCGCGAGTGCGGGGGCCCGCTGGTGGCGCGCGAGGTGTCGGGGCGCGGCACGGTGTTCACCTACACGGTCAACCACCACCCGTACAACCCGGAGATCCCCACCCCCTACGTCATCGCCATCGTCGAACTGGCCGAGCAGCGTGGCCTGCGGGTGGCGGCCAATATCGTTGACTGCGAACCCGATTCGGTGACCTGCGGGATGCCGGTCACGCTCCGCCCGGAGCGGGGCGCCGCCGGTGCGCCGCAGTTCGCGCCGGCGTGA
- a CDS encoding acyl-CoA dehydrogenase: MGIALTDDHRELAEVARGFLTAQKARWAARSLLDATDEPRPGFWQNLVELGWLGLHVDEEYGGSGFGLPELVVVIEELGRAVAPGPFVPTVIASAVIAKDGAAEQKSRVLPGLIDGTVTAGVGLDGQVQVANGVANGEAGIVLGAGLAELLLIAAGDDVLVLERDRAGVSVEVPENFDPTRRSGRVRLQDVRVSDDDILAGARQSALARARTLLAAEAVGGASDCVEAAVDYAKVRQQFGRTIATFQAVKHHCANMLVGAESGIAAVWDAARAAGEDASEDEAQFRLIAATAAALAFPAYVRNAELNIQVHGGIGFTWEHDAHLHLRRAVVTTALFGGDAPAADVFERTAAGAVRENSLDLPPEAEELRAGVRADVAEIAALDKDAQRDKLIETGYVMPHWPKPWGRAADAVEQLVIEEEFRAAGIKRPDYGITGWVILTLIQHGTPWQIERFVEKALRKDEIWCQLFSEPDAGSDAASIKTRATRVDGGWKINGQKVWTSGAHYCARGLATVRTDPDAPKHAGITTVIVDMKAPEVEVRPLRQITGGSDFNEVFFNDLFVPDEDVVGEPNSGWTVARATLGNERVSIGGSGSFYEGLASQLVQLTQERPDRLAGGHVRVGNYLAGETALRLLNLRRAARSVEGAGPGPEGNVTKLKLAEHMVEGAAIMAALLGPEVALLDGAGALAGRLMMGARGMAIAGGTSEVTRNQIAERILGMPRDPLIN; encoded by the coding sequence ATGGGAATCGCATTAACCGACGACCATCGTGAACTCGCCGAGGTGGCTCGCGGGTTCCTGACCGCGCAAAAGGCGCGCTGGGCGGCGCGATCGCTGCTCGATGCCACCGACGAGCCCCGGCCCGGATTCTGGCAGAACCTGGTCGAGTTGGGCTGGCTCGGCCTGCACGTCGACGAAGAGTACGGCGGCTCCGGCTTCGGGCTGCCCGAACTGGTGGTGGTGATCGAAGAGCTCGGCCGCGCGGTGGCGCCGGGGCCCTTCGTGCCGACGGTGATCGCGTCGGCGGTGATCGCCAAAGACGGTGCGGCCGAACAGAAGTCGCGGGTGCTGCCCGGCCTGATCGACGGAACGGTCACCGCGGGCGTCGGATTGGACGGCCAGGTGCAGGTCGCCAACGGCGTCGCGAACGGCGAGGCCGGAATCGTGTTGGGCGCCGGCCTTGCCGAGCTGCTGCTGATCGCCGCCGGCGACGACGTGCTCGTGCTCGAGCGCGACCGCGCCGGCGTTTCGGTCGAGGTGCCGGAAAACTTCGATCCGACACGGCGATCCGGCCGGGTGCGCCTGCAGGACGTGCGGGTGTCCGACGACGACATCCTGGCGGGGGCGCGGCAGTCGGCGCTGGCCCGGGCCCGCACTCTGCTGGCCGCCGAGGCGGTCGGAGGGGCGTCGGACTGCGTCGAGGCGGCCGTCGACTACGCCAAGGTGCGCCAGCAATTCGGGCGCACCATCGCCACCTTCCAAGCGGTCAAGCATCACTGCGCGAACATGCTGGTGGGCGCGGAGTCCGGGATCGCCGCCGTCTGGGACGCCGCCCGCGCGGCGGGCGAGGACGCCTCGGAGGACGAGGCGCAATTCCGCCTGATCGCCGCGACGGCCGCGGCGCTGGCGTTCCCGGCCTACGTCCGCAACGCCGAACTCAACATCCAGGTGCACGGCGGCATCGGCTTCACCTGGGAACACGACGCGCACCTGCATCTGCGGCGTGCCGTGGTGACCACGGCGCTGTTCGGTGGTGACGCCCCGGCGGCCGACGTCTTCGAGCGCACCGCCGCCGGCGCCGTCCGCGAAAACAGCCTCGACCTGCCGCCCGAGGCCGAAGAACTCCGCGCCGGCGTCCGCGCCGACGTCGCCGAGATCGCCGCACTGGACAAGGACGCCCAGCGCGACAAGCTGATCGAGACCGGCTACGTGATGCCCCACTGGCCCAAGCCGTGGGGACGCGCCGCCGACGCCGTCGAGCAGCTGGTCATCGAGGAGGAGTTCCGCGCGGCCGGTATCAAGCGGCCCGACTACGGGATCACCGGGTGGGTGATCCTGACCCTCATCCAGCACGGAACGCCTTGGCAGATCGAACGATTCGTGGAGAAGGCGCTGCGCAAGGACGAGATCTGGTGCCAGCTGTTCTCCGAACCCGACGCCGGCTCGGACGCCGCGTCCATCAAGACGCGGGCCACCCGCGTCGACGGTGGCTGGAAGATCAACGGCCAGAAGGTGTGGACCAGCGGGGCGCACTACTGCGCGCGTGGGCTGGCCACCGTGCGCACCGACCCCGACGCCCCCAAGCACGCCGGCATCACCACGGTGATCGTCGACATGAAAGCGCCCGAGGTCGAGGTGCGGCCCCTGCGGCAGATCACCGGCGGCTCGGACTTCAACGAGGTCTTCTTCAACGACCTGTTCGTGCCCGACGAGGACGTCGTCGGGGAGCCCAACTCCGGCTGGACGGTCGCCCGCGCCACGCTGGGCAACGAGCGGGTCAGCATCGGGGGCAGCGGGTCGTTCTACGAGGGCCTGGCCTCGCAACTGGTGCAGCTGACCCAGGAACGCCCGGATCGGTTGGCGGGCGGGCACGTTCGGGTCGGGAACTATCTGGCCGGGGAGACCGCACTGCGCCTGCTGAACCTGCGGCGCGCCGCGCGCAGCGTCGAAGGCGCGGGCCCGGGCCCCGAGGGCAACGTGACCAAGCTGAAGCTGGCCGAGCACATGGTGGAAGGCGCCGCGATCATGGCGGCGCTGCTGGGTCCCGAGGTCGCGCTGCTCGACGGCGCCGGCGCCCTGGCCGGCCGGCTGATGATGGGAGCGCGCGGCATGGCGATCGCCGGCGGCACCTCCGAGGTGACCCGCAATCAGATCGCCGAGCGAATCCTCGGCATGCCGCGCGACCCGCTGATCAACTGA
- a CDS encoding SDR family NAD(P)-dependent oxidoreductase — MEIKGKKVVVIGGASGMGRASAELLHDRGADVAVLDREGSDGKTVAEGIGGTFYPVDVTDFTGTEETLQAAVDKLGGLHVVITTAGGGIAKRTLTKSGPHDLESFQSVIDLNLIATFNISRLAAAHMAKNEPEDPDTGERGVIINTASIAAFEGQIGQVAYTAAKAGIAGMCLTMARDLGSVGIRVLGIAPSLFATGLTQGIPDEFAAALTKDAAFPKRLGRPEEYAKLVAAIVDNPMLNGQCLRLDAGQRFAPK; from the coding sequence ATGGAGATCAAAGGAAAGAAGGTCGTCGTCATCGGCGGCGCCTCGGGGATGGGTCGCGCCAGCGCCGAGCTGCTGCACGATCGCGGCGCGGACGTCGCGGTGCTCGACCGCGAAGGCTCCGACGGTAAGACGGTGGCCGAAGGCATCGGCGGTACCTTCTATCCCGTCGACGTCACCGACTTCACCGGCACCGAGGAGACACTGCAGGCCGCGGTCGACAAGCTCGGCGGGCTGCACGTCGTGATCACCACCGCCGGTGGCGGGATCGCCAAGCGGACCCTGACCAAGTCCGGGCCGCACGACCTCGAATCCTTCCAGTCGGTGATCGACCTCAATCTCATCGCCACCTTCAACATCAGCCGGCTCGCCGCCGCGCACATGGCGAAGAACGAGCCCGAAGACCCCGACACCGGCGAGCGCGGCGTCATCATCAACACCGCGTCGATCGCGGCCTTCGAGGGCCAGATCGGGCAGGTCGCCTACACCGCCGCCAAGGCGGGCATCGCCGGTATGTGCCTGACCATGGCGCGTGACCTGGGCTCGGTGGGCATCAGGGTGCTGGGGATCGCCCCGAGCCTCTTCGCGACGGGCCTCACCCAGGGCATTCCCGACGAATTCGCGGCGGCGCTGACCAAAGACGCGGCCTTCCCCAAGCGGCTGGGCCGTCCCGAGGAGTACGCCAAGCTGGTGGCCGCCATCGTGGACAACCCGATGCTCAACGGCCAATGCCTGCGCCTGGACGCCGGGCAGCGGTTCGCCCCCAAGTAG
- a CDS encoding ATP-dependent DNA ligase, whose amino-acid sequence MLLLDVAKASTDVGSTSSRLRKVAHIADLLARAAPDPALVMIVVSWLSGELRQRQIGVGWAALRSRPPPASHATLTVGAVDATFSEIGAVSGKGAQARRAALLATLFAAATEAEQTFLLRLLGGELRQGALAGIMADAVAKAAGSPAAAVQRAAMLGGDLPAVAAAALSGEPAALQAFTLRVGRPVGPMLAQTAPSVADAIERHGGRAIFEAKLDGARVQIHRSGDQVTVYTRSLDDVTARVPEVVEATLALPVNDLIADGEAIALRPDNRPQRFQVTASRFGRSVDVAAAVAAQPLSVFFFDILHRDGVDLLDAPTTDRLAALDALVPSAQRVDRLLTSDPVEAGAFLDATLAAGHEGVMAKAPDAQYQAGRRGAGWLKVKPVHTLDLVVLAVEWGSGRRRGKLSNIHLGARDPDSGEFVMVGKTFKGMTDAMLDWQTARFTDLAIGGTDGYVVHVRPEQVVEVALDGVQKSSRYPGGLALRFARVVRYRDDKGPAEADTIDAVRALY is encoded by the coding sequence GTGCTCCTCCTCGACGTGGCAAAGGCGTCCACCGACGTCGGAAGCACGTCGTCACGGCTGAGAAAAGTCGCCCACATCGCCGACCTACTGGCGCGGGCCGCACCCGATCCCGCCCTCGTCATGATCGTCGTGTCCTGGCTGTCCGGCGAGTTGCGCCAGCGCCAGATCGGGGTCGGCTGGGCGGCGTTGCGCTCGCGCCCGCCGCCGGCCTCCCACGCCACGCTGACCGTGGGCGCCGTCGACGCCACCTTCTCCGAGATCGGCGCCGTGTCCGGCAAAGGCGCACAGGCGCGCCGCGCCGCGCTCCTTGCCACCCTGTTCGCCGCCGCGACCGAAGCCGAGCAGACGTTCCTGCTGCGACTGCTCGGCGGCGAACTGCGCCAGGGCGCGCTGGCCGGAATCATGGCCGACGCGGTGGCCAAGGCCGCCGGGAGCCCGGCGGCCGCGGTGCAGCGGGCCGCGATGCTGGGCGGGGACCTGCCCGCGGTCGCGGCGGCGGCCCTGTCCGGCGAACCCGCCGCCCTGCAGGCCTTCACCCTGCGCGTCGGCCGCCCGGTCGGCCCGATGCTGGCGCAGACGGCGCCCAGTGTGGCCGACGCGATCGAACGCCACGGCGGGCGGGCGATTTTCGAGGCCAAGCTCGACGGGGCGCGAGTGCAGATCCACCGCTCCGGCGACCAGGTCACCGTCTACACCCGAAGCCTCGACGATGTCACCGCCCGGGTGCCCGAGGTGGTGGAGGCGACGCTGGCGCTGCCGGTGAACGACCTGATCGCCGACGGCGAGGCGATCGCGCTGCGGCCCGACAACCGGCCGCAGCGCTTCCAGGTCACCGCCTCCAGGTTCGGCCGCTCGGTCGATGTCGCCGCGGCCGTTGCTGCGCAACCACTTTCGGTGTTCTTCTTCGACATCCTGCACCGCGACGGCGTCGACCTGCTCGACGCGCCGACCACCGACCGGCTGGCGGCCCTGGACGCGTTGGTGCCGTCCGCGCAGCGGGTCGATCGGCTGCTCACCTCCGACCCCGTGGAGGCCGGCGCCTTCCTGGACGCGACGCTGGCCGCCGGCCACGAGGGTGTGATGGCCAAGGCGCCGGACGCGCAGTATCAGGCCGGCCGCCGCGGGGCGGGCTGGCTGAAGGTCAAGCCGGTGCACACCCTGGACCTGGTGGTGCTGGCCGTGGAATGGGGGTCGGGGCGCCGCCGCGGCAAGCTTTCCAACATCCATCTGGGCGCCCGCGACCCGGACAGCGGCGAATTCGTCATGGTGGGAAAGACTTTCAAGGGCATGACCGACGCCATGCTGGACTGGCAGACCGCCCGGTTCACCGACCTGGCGATCGGCGGGACGGACGGCTACGTCGTGCACGTAAGACCCGAGCAGGTGGTCGAGGTGGCCCTGGACGGCGTGCAGAAATCGTCGCGCTACCCCGGCGGGCTGGCGCTGCGGTTCGCCCGCGTGGTGCGGTATCGCGACGACAAGGGCCCCGCCGAGGCCGACACCATCGACGCCGTGCGCGCGCTGTACTAG
- a CDS encoding Hsp70 family protein, producing the protein MRVGIDFGTTHTVVAAVDRGNYPVVSFDGVDAWPSIIAANAAGELRFGADAATVRHDPGWSVLRSFKRLLNDAGPQTQVNLAGRDYRLADLLTGFLAQLKTDLQRHSNADLASDEPIEAAISVPANASSAQRLLTLDAYVAAGFRVVALLNEPSAASLEYAHRYRSTITAKREHVLIYDLGGGTFDASLLKMTGHANEVVVSEGIQRLGGDDFDEAIVELVLAGAGRPVVDAATRDLLAEECATRKEAVGPQTRRFLVDLSPVDRLPFSCPIDDVYAVCAPLVDRTMELLDRVLRDPARGHKDVDLSEVAGIYVVGGAGGFPLVSRMLRSTFGDKRVKRSPHPFAATAIGLAVFLDKESGFALSERFSRNFGVFREAEAGAGVVFDPIVCKDVSLPDDGRSPLVVKRRYRAAHNIGHFRFVECSRLVNGRPDGDVTPYDPVLFPFDPALRDRDDLGRQPVGRWAEGRDGPDVEERYVIAPSGAVEVTLTTHPAGFERTFRLERCGSAS; encoded by the coding sequence ATGAGAGTCGGCATCGACTTTGGCACCACCCACACCGTCGTCGCGGCCGTCGATCGAGGCAACTATCCCGTCGTCTCCTTCGACGGCGTAGACGCGTGGCCGTCGATCATCGCCGCCAATGCCGCCGGCGAGTTGCGCTTCGGCGCCGACGCCGCGACCGTCCGGCACGATCCGGGGTGGTCGGTGCTGCGCTCGTTCAAGCGGCTGCTCAACGACGCCGGCCCGCAGACCCAGGTCAACCTGGCCGGGCGTGACTACCGCCTGGCCGATCTGCTCACCGGATTCCTGGCGCAGCTCAAAACCGACCTGCAGCGTCACTCCAACGCCGACCTGGCCTCCGACGAACCGATCGAAGCCGCGATCAGCGTGCCGGCCAACGCCTCGAGCGCCCAGCGCCTCCTCACGCTGGATGCCTATGTGGCCGCGGGCTTCCGCGTCGTCGCCCTGCTCAACGAGCCATCGGCGGCCAGCCTGGAATACGCCCACCGGTACCGCTCCACCATCACCGCCAAACGCGAACACGTGCTCATCTACGACCTGGGCGGCGGCACGTTCGACGCCTCACTGCTGAAGATGACCGGGCACGCGAACGAGGTCGTCGTCAGCGAGGGCATCCAGCGGCTGGGCGGTGACGACTTCGACGAGGCGATCGTCGAGCTGGTGCTGGCCGGCGCCGGCCGGCCCGTCGTCGACGCCGCCACGCGCGACCTGCTCGCCGAGGAATGCGCCACCCGCAAGGAGGCGGTCGGGCCGCAGACGCGACGCTTCCTGGTGGACCTCTCCCCCGTCGATCGTCTCCCGTTCTCCTGCCCCATCGACGACGTCTACGCGGTGTGTGCGCCGCTGGTCGACCGCACGATGGAGCTGCTCGACCGGGTCCTGCGCGACCCGGCGCGCGGCCACAAGGACGTGGACCTCTCGGAGGTGGCGGGCATCTACGTCGTCGGGGGCGCGGGCGGTTTCCCGCTGGTGTCCCGGATGCTGCGCAGCACCTTCGGCGACAAGCGGGTCAAGCGCTCGCCGCACCCCTTCGCCGCCACGGCCATCGGCCTTGCCGTCTTCCTCGACAAGGAATCGGGTTTCGCGCTGTCCGAACGCTTTTCGAGAAACTTCGGCGTCTTCCGGGAGGCGGAGGCCGGCGCCGGGGTCGTGTTCGACCCGATCGTGTGCAAGGACGTCTCGCTTCCCGACGACGGCCGATCCCCGCTGGTGGTGAAGCGCAGATATCGGGCGGCGCACAACATCGGGCACTTCCGGTTCGTGGAGTGCAGCCGCCTGGTCAACGGGCGGCCGGACGGCGACGTCACGCCGTACGACCCGGTGCTGTTTCCGTTCGACCCTGCCCTGCGCGACCGGGACGACCTCGGGCGTCAGCCGGTCGGCCGCTGGGCGGAGGGGCGGGACGGCCCCGATGTCGAGGAGCGTTACGTCATCGCGCCCAGCGGGGCGGTGGAAGTGACCCTGACGACGCACCCGGCCGGGTTCGAGCGCACCTTCCGCCTGGAGCGGTGCGGGTCGGCGAGTTGA
- a CDS encoding nitroreductase family protein has product MQLYDVMRTAFAAREFTDDPLPDEVLGRIFDNARFAPSGGNRQGAHVTVVRDAAVRRRLAELGMPAARRYFAQLQAGENPWNSIHPSAVPQKAIEETEIPDTFVAPIAKAPVVLVVSVDLTVVAALDQHLDRVGIAGGASVYPLIWNILLAARSEGYGGTITTMAIAAEGDVRGLLGIPDRHAVAAVVPLGKPVRQLSKLRRRPVSEFITRDRFDGPPFG; this is encoded by the coding sequence ATGCAGCTCTACGACGTGATGCGAACAGCGTTCGCCGCAAGGGAATTCACCGACGATCCGCTGCCCGACGAGGTGCTGGGGCGCATCTTCGACAACGCTCGCTTCGCGCCCAGCGGCGGCAACCGGCAGGGCGCCCACGTCACCGTGGTGCGCGACGCGGCGGTGCGGCGCAGGCTGGCCGAACTCGGGATGCCCGCTGCACGCCGGTACTTCGCGCAGCTGCAGGCGGGTGAAAACCCCTGGAATTCGATCCATCCCAGCGCGGTGCCGCAGAAGGCCATCGAGGAGACGGAGATCCCCGACACGTTCGTCGCGCCGATCGCGAAAGCGCCTGTGGTTCTGGTGGTTTCGGTGGATCTGACCGTCGTCGCCGCCCTCGATCAACATCTGGACCGCGTCGGCATCGCCGGCGGGGCGTCGGTCTATCCGCTGATTTGGAACATCCTGCTCGCCGCGCGCAGCGAGGGCTACGGCGGCACCATCACGACGATGGCCATCGCCGCCGAAGGGGACGTCCGCGGGCTGCTGGGCATCCCCGATCGGCACGCGGTCGCCGCGGTGGTGCCGCTCGGCAAACCGGTGCGGCAGCTGAGCAAACTGCGCCGCCGGCCGGTCTCGGAGTTCATCACCCGGGATCGGTTCGACGGCCCGCCGTTCGGCTGA